One part of the Marinobacter sp. M3C genome encodes these proteins:
- a CDS encoding RidA family protein, which produces MTMLKLKSNERMSQIVVHNQTVYLSGQVGAVDEDVSAQTLTCLNKAKKLLEEVGSDKSKMLSATIWLKSMNDFTAMNKVWDQWFEDTLPPARACGESVLAHPDLLVEITIIAAE; this is translated from the coding sequence ATGACTATGCTAAAACTAAAAAGTAATGAACGTATGAGCCAAATTGTTGTTCATAACCAGACAGTTTATTTGTCAGGTCAAGTCGGGGCTGTCGATGAGGATGTATCTGCTCAAACATTAACGTGTTTGAATAAAGCCAAAAAGTTGCTGGAAGAAGTGGGCAGTGATAAATCAAAAATGCTATCAGCAACGATTTGGCTTAAAAGTATGAATGATTTTACGGCGATGAATAAGGTGTGGGATCAGTGGTTTGAAGACACATTGCCCCCAGCTCGAGCGTGCGGAGAGTCTGTTTTAGCGCACCCAGATTTATTGGTGGAAATTACCATAATCGCCGCTGAGTAA